The genome window CGCCGGTGGCCAGGGTGTGCACCTCGCAGCCGTCGGGCACCAGGTAGCCCGGCACCCCCGGATAGGCGAAGAACGACACGGGGGCGGCCGCGTCGGCCAGCACGAGGTGCCGCGCCCCCTGGAGCTGCGCCATCGTGAATTCGGCCAGGTAGCCGAGCCTCTCCACGGCGGGAATGCCGGCCCCGCGCTCCAGACGGGCCGGGAAGGTCTCGCACAGCAGCCGGGCGCCCGTGGCGGCCGCGACCCGCCCGGCGGCCACGAGGCCGCGGCGGCGCACGGCGGCCCCGCCCACGAGCAACACGGTGGGCGCACCGCCGCGCAGGGCGCGGGCGGCCTCGGCCACGGCGTCGTCGGCGACCGTCCGCAGCACCGGGCCGGGACGGGCCGACACCGGGTCCCCGGCCTCCTCCCACGACACGTCGGCGGGGACGACGAGGGTGGCGACGCCGGCCGGGGGGCCGAACGCCTCCTGCACGGCGTCGGCGGCGTCACGGGCCAGGTCGCCGGGGGACGACGCCGCCCGGAACCAGCGCGACACGGGGCGGGCGAGGCTCTCGATGTCCGACGCCAGGGGCGGGTCGTGCTTCAGGTGGGTGGTGGCGTGGTCACCCACGACGTTGACGACCGGGGTGCGCGCCCGCCGGGCGTTGTGCAGGTTGGCGATCCCGTTGCCGAGCCCGGGCCCGAGGTGCAGGAGCGTGGCCGCCGGCCCGCCCGCCATGCGGCCGTACCCGTCGGCGGCCCCGGTGACGACCCCCTCGAACAGCCCGAGGACGGCCCGCATCTCGGGGACGTCGTCGAGGGCGGCCACGAAGTGCATCTCCGAGGTTCCCGGGTTCATGAAGCACACGTCGACACCACAGCCGACGAGTGACCTGATCAGAGCCTGTGCGCCGTTCATCGTCCTGGTCCCATGGTCGGTCGGCCTCCCCCGGTCGGGCAGCGTGGTCGGTCGGGCAGCGTGGTCAGTCGGGCAGCGTGGTCGGTCGGGCAGCGTGGTCAGTCGAGCAGGGTTCCGGGCCCGAGGATCCCATGGGGGTCGAAGGCCCGCTTGATGGCCCGCATCAGGCCGAGCTTCACGGGGTCCTCCATCTCGTGGAAGTACTTCTTCTTCTCGGTGCCGATGCCGTGCTCGCCCGAGATGGCCCCGCCGAGGCCCATCCCCGCCCGGAAGACCGCCCGCAGCACCTCGGCGCGCCGGTCGGGGTCGGGTTG of Acidimicrobiales bacterium contains these proteins:
- a CDS encoding acetolactate synthase large subunit encodes the protein MNGAQALIRSLVGCGVDVCFMNPGTSEMHFVAALDDVPEMRAVLGLFEGVVTGAADGYGRMAGGPAATLLHLGPGLGNGIANLHNARRARTPVVNVVGDHATTHLKHDPPLASDIESLARPVSRWFRAASSPGDLARDAADAVQEAFGPPAGVATLVVPADVSWEEAGDPVSARPGPVLRTVADDAVAEAARALRGGAPTVLLVGGAAVRRRGLVAAGRVAAATGARLLCETFPARLERGAGIPAVERLGYLAEFTMAQLQGARHLVLADAAAPVSFFAYPGVPGYLVPDGCEVHTLATGADDVVGALEALADELGAPADGALRPEAARPDRPTGALDAQTLAAAIGALLPEGAVVSDEGNTSGIFVAGATAGAPPHDWLCLTGGAIGQGLPVATGAAVACPDRPVLSLEADGSAMYTLQALWTQAREGLDVTTVVLGNGSYAILELELSRVGATAPGPLARGMLDIGRPDLDFVALASGMGVPATRATTAEEFADQLERALATPGPALVEAVLR